The genomic segment AACCTGCTACCACAGCAGGATCAGCTGTCTGTGTAAATACTGCCTCCGGAATATCAGGTTCTGTTTGAATGGTTACAACTGTTTCCTTATCTTTCTGTGTAATTTCTTTGATAGCACAACCGGTGCGGTGCGGTATAGTTTGAAATACCGTAATGCTGTTTTCAAGGCTGTTACTCCGGAGCGTACACAGTACCCCGTCCGCACTGGCGTAACGGTAGCGTTCAAGCACCGCTTGCATAGATGGTGTATGCTTCGCAATAACTTCCAAAAAGCGGATCGGCGTTACGGTGGGTATTTTTTCAGCGCTGATTTCACTACTGGCTGCCTGCTGCTCCGGCTGTATTGGCTCTTGCTGCGGATGATATGCGGTAGCCCAAAGCATATATGCAATAAGTGCGGCAGTTAGAATAACACCGATACCGATTACAGCGGTTTTATATAGGTTCCACGTGCGGGCAAATACGACGCTTCTGCGTCCTGCCCGGGAAACCGGTTCTTCTCGCTCCTGCGGATTTTCTCCCTGCTCTCCGGATATTCTCATCGCTTCGCCAGATATGGTTACGCAGCTTGTTTCATCTTCCCGAATATCAGCTTGATGCTCATTCTTTCCGTATTCTTCCGTCCCGGTTTCTTCCGAAATAATCAGTTGTTGTTGCGCATCAAACCATATCCGTTCTTGACCGCACAGATGCGCCTCTTTTGTAAAAAAATCTTTTTCGAAAATAGCGAGTGTGGTAGCTGTAACGAATGATGTATGAGGGTACAGTATCCGGTATTCGTTCAGTGTTTCCTTCTGCATTACCGTTACAACCGCCCATTCGCGTTCTTTATATTTGAGTTTTTTAATATCCACAGCCGTATCTGCGCCATATATGGGATGAATGAGCAGAAGTTGTTCATGGATATAGGTGTGCAATTTTGATTTTGCGCTTATGTTGGTAATATCGATGCAATACACATCGTGATCTTTTCGCGGAATTCGCAGAGCTTTCATCTATTCACTCTCCGTTAAAATACTAATCGGCTTTCCGTTAAATACAATATCGGCTTGATACACACGAACGTTTCCTTTTTCGTATCTAAGACTGGTTTTCACCTTTTCCAAACCGGATACGGCACCCACGGCATATTGCCATCCATGTAAATCCACCGGCTTATGTTTACATGCTTTCCTAAAGGATTGTTCGATAAAGATGAGATTTTTTTGTTCATATTCCGCTGTTTTAACAGTATGTATTGTTTTTAAAAGCGGTGTTCCGATTTGCCCCGCAGCGGTAAAAAAGAAGAACAGAATTGCTAAAGCTGCAAGCGTTTCAGTATAGGTCATATTTATTCCGTATCCGTGTATTTTCCGTCTCAATCACTTCGACAATTTGATCGGTGGAATGCTGTGCTTTCTTTTTTACATACAAAAACTGCGGGGCAAGCGAAAAAAACAATGCCGCTACAAAAAATATCAACGCCACTGCCGAAAGAAGTACAAAACCTTTATCTTTTCCATGAAATGATGTCTGCATCGTTTCCTTCTCCACCTTCTTTCCCGTCAGCCCCATACGATATAATTGTATACGGCAAATTATTATCTCCCGGAACCTTATATACGTATTGATTATTCCAAGGATCGGATGGTATTTCTCTATCCAAATACGGACCGTTCCAATTTGCCGGTATCGGAGCCAATATCGGTTTTTCCCACAGGGCTTGCAATCCCTGTCCGCCTGATGGATATGCTCCGCAATCAAGATAGTACGCTTGCAGTGCAATCTTAAAAATTTCTATTTGATTTTTACATGCCGTAGTTTTTGCCTTTCCCACGAACTTAAATGCGGAAAAGCCGACCGTTGCGCTCAATATCAAAATAATCGCAATGACTACCAGTGTTTCAGGCAGTGTAAATCCTTTATCTTTCTTAACTGTCATATAATCCTCCGTATATCTATGTATAGGAAATCTTTCAAAACTTCAATCCTTAAAGACTTCCGAACAGTTCCGATCCGGCAATCCCCTCCGCTGTCAGTTGAGCCGCCTCGTTGCCGTCGATCCATTCTATTTCGATACCGTTCTTTGCCATGCGCCGGAACCATGTTTCCTGCCGTTTTGCAAATTGGCCGATTGCTCGGTAGAGTTGTTCGATGTAGGCTTCTTTTGTTTCTATTTTACCTTGCAGATACTGTGCGGTAAAGCGGTACTCCAGTCCGAGGCTTTCGAGCCGCTCCCATGAATACCCTTGCGCGTGGAGCCGTTCGGTTTCTTCTATCATACCGGCATCGATGCGGGCAATGAGGCGGCGGCGGATCCGGTCGCGTAGAACGCTGCGCTCAAACGAGATTCCGTAGATTTTCGGCCGGATGAGCGGCGCCGTATGCAGATGTTCGACGGCAGATTCGGGATGCTCTTGCCGGTAACGGGCAATTTCGATGGCGCGGACAAGGCGGTCGGGCTGTTCAAGGTCGGTTTTGTTGTGGATATCCGGTTTGAGCGCGATGAGCATGGCTTGCAGCTCTTGCAGTGTTTTTGCTGCCAGCGCTTCTCGCAATGCGGGATTTTCGGGCACGGGGATAAGCTCATAGCCGCGGAGAATCGCATCGAGGTATAGCCCTGTACCGCCTGCGATAATGGGCAGCACTCCTTTTTCCGTCAGCTGCGGAAAGATGCGGTATACTTCCTGCTGAAAGTGAAAGACCGTAAATTCGCGGTTTAAATCGCAGACATCGATAAGGTGATGGGGGATGCTGCCGTATTCGTGCAAATCCTTTCCCGTGCCCAAATCGAGCCCGCGGTATACCTGCCGTGAATCTGCAGAGATGATTTCACCGTGCTTCGCGTGCGCAAGTTTGACGGCAAACGCCGTTTTTCCCGTTGCCGTCGCACCGAGCACAACGGCGCTGTTATAGCGCGGCATTATCCGTTACCTTATTCATTTCCGCGCGGGGCGGATGAGTTTTGAAGTTCCATGCGTTTTGCTTCTTCCCAAAATCCGTCCATCTCGGTCAAGGTGTCGTGGGAACAGGGGATGCCGGCTTCCTCCATACGCTTTTCTACAAAGCGGAAGCGGCGTTCAAATTTTGCATTGGTACGGCTCAGCGCAATCGCGGGATCGATATGCAAGTGCCGCGCGGTGTTAACCAAGCTGAAAAGCAGGTCGCCGAATTCCGCTTCGTCCTCTTCGTGCGTGCCGTGTGCAAGCGCCTCCGTAAATTCGGCAAGTTCTTCTTCTGTTTTTTTCTGCGGACCGTCTGCGTTATCCCAGTCAAAGCCTTTTTTTGCAGCCCGTTTTTGGAGCTTGTACGCGCGGGTGAGCGGCGGAAAGGTTTTGGGGATGGAATCCAGCGCGGAGGCGCTCGCCCTGCCTTCTACGGTATCCTTGATAGTGTCCCACTGGGCAAGCACTTTTTCCGCCGTAACCGGTTTTTTTGCATCGCCGGCATCGGGGAAGCCGGCCGTTTGCCCGAACACATGGGGGTGGCGTCTAATCAGTTTTTCATTGAGCGAGCGTATCATCTCGGCTACGGAAAAAGCCTGTTCCTGTTCAAACATATAGGCAATCATCACGATGTTTAACAGCACATCGCCGAGTTCTTCCGCCGCATGGACGGCCTCCGCGCTGTTCGAGGAGGCTTCTTCCAACGCCTCGATTGTTTCGTACGTTTCTTCAAGAAGCGTTGCCCTCAGCGTCATCGGGGTTTGTTCGATATCCCACGGACAGCCTCCCGGCGCCCGCAGCCGTTTAATGGTAGTAAAAAGCGCTGCAAATGCTTCCGCAGCCGCGGCTGTTTCCGGTTGCGCCGCTATCGCCGCAGTATGAGCGGCCGTTTTTTTTTCATTTTTATCGGTATTGCCGTATAGTGTCATAGGATCTCCTTTCAGTTTGTCGGAAGCTGTTCTTTCAGCAGGTTTTCAAGCATCGGTTCAATGCGAAAGCTTTCTTTGATGCGGCGGTATTGCCGAAGTGCGGCCGCTTTCAGCCGTTCCGTTTTTTCGGGGCTTTGCGTTTTTTTTACCGCATGGATCAAGATATTTTTAGGGGTATGTTCCGTTTCGATAAACTCCATAATCTGCACGGTGTAGCCGCACGCTTGTAAAAGAAGCGCGCGTACGGTGTCGGTTAAAAGCGTGGCAAACCGCTCGGTGATAATACCGTGTTCCATGAAGGGAAACAGTAGGTGCTCTTCCGTACGGAACGCTTCTTTTCGGGTTTTAAGCTGGGCATACAGTTCATGCTGGCAGCATGGAACGGCAAAGATAATCGGCACCTGAGCGCGGACTGCCTGCGCAAGCGCTAAATCCGTCGCCGTATCGCAGGCATGGAGACATACCATCATGCCCGTACCGTTAGGCAGCGGGTGGTCGCCGATATTGCCCTCCGCAAAGTTCAACTCCGCGTAGCCGCACCGTTCCGCCAATGCGGAGCAGTGCTCGATAACCTCGGTTTTTAAGTCCAACCCGTGAATCCGTACCGGCAGTTTCTGCCGTTCATGCAGATAATAATAGAGCGCAAAGCTCAAATACGCCTTGCCGCATCCGAAGTCGGTGATGGAAAAAGGTTTGCCGGAACGGTCAACGGTCTCCCGTATAAACGGTTCAACCCCGGCGATAAATTCGAGGAATTTATTGATCTGCCGAAACTTATGGTATTTTTGCTTTAAGACGACACCTTCGGCATTCATCACCCCCTGCTCGAGTAAAAACGCAAACGGCGTTCCTTCGGGAATAAGGTAGTTCTTTATTTTGTCGTGCGTGCCGCTCTTGTCCGTCAGCGGAGCAGAGGAGGGTACCCGCTTGGTAAGGGCGATAGTTCCCTTGTTATTCTGCAAAAAGAAGAGCTGTTCCTGCCTGCCTCGGCATTCCGCCGCCTTAAAACGGGTAAAGTATTCCGCTATTGTGCCGGATAAGGCTTCGGGTTCGACGTTTTTCTGAAAGGCTTGCTTGTTTTTGACGGTTTCCAGCTGGTAAGCGGCTTTTCCTTTTACCGTGATGAGCCTGAGCCGCGCCTTTGTTTCGGCAGTTTCTTTACACGGGCGGGAAAACGAAAGCTGTATAATAGAAGTTTTCAGGCATTCTTGCGCTGCCTGATCGGGTGTGTATACGGTACTCATAGATAGTGAGCTATTGTATCAAAAAGCCCTGCGCGAAACAATGCAGCTGTTTTGCGCAGGGCTTTTTAATAGATGCTGAGTCCTAACTCGTTTGCAATCAGCTCAAGCATACGGGTGCCGACATAGGAATTGCCGTGAGCATCCAGCCCGGGACAATACACTCCGATGCCGTATCCTGCCCGCGATGCAGTAACGATTCCTCCTCCAACCCCGCTTTTTGCCGGCATGCCTATTCTAACGGCAAATTCACCCGAATAATCATAGGTACCGCAGGTTGCCATAATAGTTCTGATAATCCGCGCATGTTCCGCACTGCAGCGCTGTTTACCGGCGGTATCTTTACCGTCCCGCGATAAAATAAAGCTGAGCTGTGCTAAATCCGTTACATTGGCCAAAATAGAGCAGCTTTTAAAATAAACGTTCAATAAGTCTTCCACATTGATATCAGGAGAAATGATTTTGCCGTTCAGCAGCATATACGTCAGTGCTCTGTTGGCAAAAGCGCAAGAACTTTCGGAGTTAAAAATACTCCTACTGTAGTCTATTTTATCGTTTCCGATAATTTCATGGGTTCGCTTTAGGATCATTTCAAAGGTGTTATTACCGTATTTTTCGAATAATAACGATGTCCCTACGATCGCGCCGGCATTAATAAAAGGATTGACCGGAATATTCTTATCGCTCAGCTCCAGTTCAATAATACTGTTAAAGGGTTTTGCCGAGGGCTTTACGCCGATAAATTTTTGGATATAGTCAAAATCATAGTGTTCCAACACGCAAAGATAAATAATAATCTTTACAATACTTTGAATGCTGAATTGATACTGTGCAGCCCCGACTGTATACACGGAACCGTCCGTATCGATAATGGCAGCCCCCGCCCGTGTCTTGTCCTCTTTTGCAAGCTCTGGAATATAGTTGGCAACTACGCCCTTATCGATATACGTAATTCCATAATCGTATGCACGCCGCAGAATCGCTTGAATGTCCACCATGCACCTCCTCAGTATATATAATGTACATGAGGAGCTTGCGGAATGCAACCGTAATTTTTGCCGGTATATACAGTAACGCCTTATCTTGCAAGACATTGCCTTTTTTGATATATATCTAGCTTAATTCGACGCTTTACAGATACCCCCGGCAACGTCCATGGTATGAACAGGCCTCCCAAGCAAACGGCGCCCCGATTATCACAAAAGCATATCAGTCTACGGCAGGTGATACGGTGTTATGCCTCTCCCAAAGTGTTTTTTCTTTTCAAAATGAGCCTATCGGTAATGTCAGTATAGAGGTAACCCTAAAAACATTAACAAAAATATTGGAAAGATTGGTAATAGGAAACACGGGGTATATTATGCTGATTCAAGATGACGGTACCGTTCTGGCCGATCCTAAAAATACTTCCTTTAATTTTAAGAAGGTTACGGAGCTCAATATCCCCGACTTTAACCGTATAGTCTCCTTAGATTCGGGAAGTATGACGATCTCCCTCGATAATACCCGATGGCTGGCAGAAATCTACACGATTGACGGATTAGGATGGAAACTGGTTGCTCTTATGCAGGCGGAGGAAGTTTTCGTCGAATACCGTCAAGTTCTGCGCTCAATATTGATTATAAGCATTATCCTGCTTTCCTGTTTTTCAATCACGTCGGTTCTTTTTGTGCGTCAGATTACAAAACCGATTGATACCGCTGTAAATGCTCTTAAAGACATTGCCCAAGGCGAAGGAGACCTTACTGTCCGGCTGCCTATTGTCGGAAATGATGAAATTGCGGACGTGTCCGAATACTTCAATGAGACAATCACGAAAATCGGCACATCGATACGCTCCGTCGAAGTAAACAGCTCCATAATGAAGAATATCGGTCAACAGCTTTCCGCTAACATGGCAGAGACGGCAAATGCAATCAACGGCATCAGCACCAATATCGACGAGGTAAAACAGCAGACGTTAACCCAAGCCGCCAGTGTAAGCGAAACATCGGCGACTATCGAACAAATCGTGCGGACTATTCAGCAGCTCAACCATAGTATCGAAACACAGGCTGCCAGCGTAGCGGAATCCTCTTCATCGATAGAACAGATGGTTGCCAACATTGCGTCGATCGGGCAAACGTTAGGAAAAACCGATGAAGTTATTAAAAATTTAACGGGTGCTACCGGCGACGGTAAGGCGACGCTGATCACTTCCAATACTATAACGCAAAAAATTGCGGAAGAATCGGGCTCGCTGCTGGAAGCCTCCAGTGTTATTCAGCATATTGCATCGCAGACCAACCTCTTGGCAATGAACGCTGCAATTGAAGCGGCGCATGCAGGCGAAGCGGGTAAAGGTTTTGCCGTCGTTGCCGATGAAATCCGTAAATTGGCAGAGGATTCTGCGGCACAGGGCAAGACCATTACGACAACGCTAAAAAACCTGTCCGGTGAAATTGAAACGCTTTCCGCCTCATCCAAACTGGTAGAAGAAAAATTCGGCACTATTTTTAATTTAGCCGAAGAAGTTAAGGAAATGAGTGCCCGTTTAACCGAGGCGATGAGGGAACAGGAAAACGGCAGCAAGGAAGTTTTAAGCGCCATTAAAAATATCAATATGGTAACCGTCGAAGTACAAAGCGGTTCCGAGGAGATGCTGAAAGGCGGTGAAAGGGTAACAAAAGAAATGTATAAGCTTGGCGACCTTACCCGTATCATTACCGACAGTATGAATAAAATGACCGAAGGTGCATTGGAAATTAATAATACGGTGCAAGAAGTAAATAAGATTACACAAAAGAATAGACAAAGTATCGACGGGCTTGTCGCAGAGGTTAAAAAATTTAAAATCTGATCCGTAAAATTTTGCCGGTATAAGGCGGCTGTCTTAAACGGTACCGTTGCAGTACCGCTATAGGCAGCCGTGCATAATCTTGACAGTCCGTTTTTTATTTACTACCATTATATCACTATTATGCAATCGGATGCTTTCAGATTTCAGGCACAAGAAGATTTTTCCAAAGCACGTAATAAGGCATGGATCAATGAGATGCAGAATGCCATGCATCCCGATAAAAAACGTCTCCTTTCTTTAAACGACGTAAAAAAGATTTTAAAACCTAAGAATGAAGTCTATATCGGGCTTAAAACGGTTCCGATTAAAAAAATAGTCGGAAGCGAAGGGCGTTATAACGATTTTGATAATCGCTTTTTTCCCCGTTCAAATGAACTGAAGCAGCGGTGGGTTAATGTCGATCAAGCTCATCTGTCCGACATCGTGCTGCCGCCCATTCAGCTGTATGAGCTTGGCGGATTGTATTTTGTCCGCGATGGGAATCACCGCGTGTCGGTGGCAAAGGCGCAGGGTGTTGAGTTTATCGATGCGGAAGTAATTTCGCTGCAAAGCGAGGTGATGCTGCCGCCCGATGTTAGGCTGGATACGCTGCTTGCCGAAGTTATCCGTTACGAGAAACGGGTGTTTTACAACGAAACACATTTTGGCGATCTAACCGATTATTGGGATTTGGACTTTACCGAAGCCGGCCGCTACGATGTCATCTATAATCATATACTTGTACATAAGTATTATATGAATGAGCAGCAGCATATCGAAATCAATTTTAACGATGCGCTGATTTCTTGGTTTAAAACGGTCTATCTTCCGGTTATCGCCGTGATAGATAAATATACGCTGCTTTCCGATTTTAAAGACCGGACGAAGAGTGATATTTATGTCTGGATTGTCAAGCATTGGGATAGGCTCAAGCAAAAAAACGGTAACGATTTCAGTCTTGATGAAGCTGCGCTGGATTTTGTTGCATTAGAGAAAACGGCCAAGGCTCAAGAACCTTCGGTGTTTTCAAAGCTTAAAGCAAAGATTCTAAATCTTTTCAAATATAACGAATATAATAAGTAATAAACGGTAAGGTAGGTTTACGATGAAAGATAGATTGATGCGGTACGTGCAGTTGTTTGCCACGTTTTTTAAAATAGGGCTTTTTACTTTCGGCGGCGGTATGAGTATGCTTCCAATGCTGCAGAAGGAATTGGTAGAATCGAAGAAATGGCTTACGGATGAAGAAATTCTGAATTACTTTGCGATAGGGCAGTGCACTCCGGGGATTATTGCGGTCAATGTCGCAACATTCTGCGGATATAAACGCGCCGGTCTTTCGGGAGCAATTGTGAGCACGGTAGGAATTGTGTGTCCTTCGTGGATTGTTATCACGCTGATTGCCGGTTCCATTTCCCGCTTTTCCGAGATTGCATGGATACAGCGTGCTATGAAAGGGGTGTATGTCGCCGTTGCCGCCCTGTTAACCCGCGCGGTTTTTACCTTCGGCAAAAAAATTCTTACCGACCTTGTTACCGCCGCTATTGCCGCCGGCGCATTCCTTGCGATGTCCGTATGGAATGTTTCCGGCATATTGATTGTGCTTGCCGCCGGTATTATCGGTTTTTGTGCGCAAATTATCCGAAACGGCAAAAATACCTCCGGCCGCCGAAAGGGGGATCAATAATGAGTTTACTCGGTTTATTTTTCCTTTTTATGTATATCGGACTTTCTACCATCGGCGGCGGACTGGTTGCCGTCAGTTTGATGCAGCAGGAGCTGGTTGCCCGGTCGATTATCAGTTCCGAGCAGTTTATTGCGATGATTGCGGTTTCGGAATCATCGCCCGGCCCGATCGGTATTAACATGGCAACCTATATCGGGTATGAGCTGTACGGTATTTGGGGCAGCCTTGTATTGACCGCCGGCATTGTGCTGCCGTCGCTGATTGTGATTATATTGATAGCCCGCTTTACCCAATCGTTTCAAGATGCGGCGCCGGTTAAGAATACCATGTATGGACTGCGGGCGGGAGCCGCGGGGATGATTGCTGCGGCCGCGTGGAATGTTCTTGCAGTTGCAGTGTTTACGTTGCCTGCGTTTTATGCTTCGCGGCGGTGGACGGATCTGGTTGACTGGAAGTCTGCAGCCGTCTTTTGCCTTTTTTTGCTTGTGCAAATAAGATTTCAGCGGCTGCATCCCATCTTTTTAATTATTGCCGGCGCTGTTATCGGCCTTGTGTTGTTCTAAAACCGTACGGTGCCGATGATTTCGGACATAGCACCGAGGTCGGCGGTTTCGAACCGGTCTTCGGGCGGGTAGAGCGCGCCGCCGTAGTAGATGGCGGGGTTCTTTGCCGTCGAAGGTTCCGCAACGGATTTTAATGCCGCAAAGTGAATCTGATTGACTCCGGTACCTTTCACGAGCTTTTCCACATTTTTCTTGGTAATGCCGCCGCCGGGCAGGATTTCTATTTTTCCTTTAGCGTGCTTAACCATTTCGGCGATCAGCTCCATACCTTCATACGCGGTAGGCTCCTGTCCGCTGGTTAGTACGCGGGTAAACCCGAGATCGATCAGAATATCGAGTGTTTTAAGAGGGTCGGGCACAACGTCGATGGCGCGGTGGAACACCTTTTCTTTGTCTCCTGCAATCTTGATGAGCGCTTCGCATCGTTTTTCGTCTACGGTTCCGTCTTTTTTCAAAAAACCGAATACGATGCCGTCCGCACCGTTTTCGATAAATAGTTTTGCATCCTCTTTCATCGCCTTAAACTCGGAAGCGGTATACAAAAATCCGGCGGCACGGGGACGAACCATCGTCATCACTTTGAGGTTTGTCTCTTTTTTAACAAGGAGAAGGGTGCCCAGCGAAGGGGTCAGGCCTCCTAAAAACAGGGAAGAATTTAATTCAATTCTTGCAGCGCCGGCCTTTTCGGCTGCAATCGCATCGTCGAGCGAGCCTGCGCAAATTTCAATTGTAATGCTTTTCATTCCGTAATTATAGAATACCCACTATGAAAGGTCAACGGACGGAATAAAGGGCTGCCCAAAAACTTCAGTTTTTGGACAGTTTCTGATTCCGCGTCATAAACTTGTAAACCATTTTAAAAAAAAGGCAGGGTAAGTTGCCCTGCCTTTTTTCGTGCTTATTACATTACAAAAGCCTTACTCTTTAATCTTCGCGATATCCTTTGCAAGCTTTTTCTTCATTGCAAGGTTACCTTGGCGGGAAATCATGATGCGCTGTGCCTGCGGAGAACCGGCGCCGTGCATGGATTCGGTGCGGTAACCGACTGCGGCGCTGCCGAGCGTCAGGTTTTCGATTAAGCGGAGAATGCGTAAGCGGTTCTCGGTAGAAACGGAAGCAACACCCTGCAGGTATTTTACAACGTACGGTCCGAGTTTGGGATCGCGCAGATCGGATTCTGCCGGAGCGGTTACCATCAAGCCGCCTGCGATATCTTCTGCAAGACGTGCGATTTCATACGGGAAGCGCGTAACATTCTGCTTACAGACGTTGGCAAGCAGCAGGTCGATAAGGTAGTTACCGGACTTGGTCTTGGTACCTTCTGCCGAACATGCGATACCGCAGCAGTACAGTGTTTCGTTCAGGTGGGTCATTTCAATCAGCTTGTCTTTAACGTGAGAAGCTTTCTGTGCACCGTTGTAA from the Treponema vincentii F0403 genome contains:
- the gspG gene encoding type II secretion system major pseudopilin GspG, with product MTVKKDKGFTLPETLVVIAIILILSATVGFSAFKFVGKAKTTACKNQIEIFKIALQAYYLDCGAYPSGGQGLQALWEKPILAPIPANWNGPYLDREIPSDPWNNQYVYKVPGDNNLPYTIISYGADGKEGGEGNDADIISWKR
- the miaA gene encoding tRNA (adenosine(37)-N6)-dimethylallyltransferase MiaA encodes the protein MPRYNSAVVLGATATGKTAFAVKLAHAKHGEIISADSRQVYRGLDLGTGKDLHEYGSIPHHLIDVCDLNREFTVFHFQQEVYRIFPQLTEKGVLPIIAGGTGLYLDAILRGYELIPVPENPALREALAAKTLQELQAMLIALKPDIHNKTDLEQPDRLVRAIEIARYRQEHPESAVEHLHTAPLIRPKIYGISFERSVLRDRIRRRLIARIDAGMIEETERLHAQGYSWERLESLGLEYRFTAQYLQGKIETKEAYIEQLYRAIGQFAKRQETWFRRMAKNGIEIEWIDGNEAAQLTAEGIAGSELFGSL
- the mazG gene encoding nucleoside triphosphate pyrophosphohydrolase, which encodes MTLYGNTDKNEKKTAAHTAAIAAQPETAAAAEAFAALFTTIKRLRAPGGCPWDIEQTPMTLRATLLEETYETIEALEEASSNSAEAVHAAEELGDVLLNIVMIAYMFEQEQAFSVAEMIRSLNEKLIRRHPHVFGQTAGFPDAGDAKKPVTAEKVLAQWDTIKDTVEGRASASALDSIPKTFPPLTRAYKLQKRAAKKGFDWDNADGPQKKTEEELAEFTEALAHGTHEEDEAEFGDLLFSLVNTARHLHIDPAIALSRTNAKFERRFRFVEKRMEEAGIPCSHDTLTEMDGFWEEAKRMELQNSSAPRGNE
- a CDS encoding class I SAM-dependent methyltransferase, whose protein sequence is MSTVYTPDQAAQECLKTSIIQLSFSRPCKETAETKARLRLITVKGKAAYQLETVKNKQAFQKNVEPEALSGTIAEYFTRFKAAECRGRQEQLFFLQNNKGTIALTKRVPSSAPLTDKSGTHDKIKNYLIPEGTPFAFLLEQGVMNAEGVVLKQKYHKFRQINKFLEFIAGVEPFIRETVDRSGKPFSITDFGCGKAYLSFALYYYLHERQKLPVRIHGLDLKTEVIEHCSALAERCGYAELNFAEGNIGDHPLPNGTGMMVCLHACDTATDLALAQAVRAQVPIIFAVPCCQHELYAQLKTRKEAFRTEEHLLFPFMEHGIITERFATLLTDTVRALLLQACGYTVQIMEFIETEHTPKNILIHAVKKTQSPEKTERLKAAALRQYRRIKESFRIEPMLENLLKEQLPTN
- the glsA gene encoding glutaminase A, with product MVDIQAILRRAYDYGITYIDKGVVANYIPELAKEDKTRAGAAIIDTDGSVYTVGAAQYQFSIQSIVKIIIYLCVLEHYDFDYIQKFIGVKPSAKPFNSIIELELSDKNIPVNPFINAGAIVGTSLLFEKYGNNTFEMILKRTHEIIGNDKIDYSRSIFNSESSCAFANRALTYMLLNGKIISPDINVEDLLNVYFKSCSILANVTDLAQLSFILSRDGKDTAGKQRCSAEHARIIRTIMATCGTYDYSGEFAVRIGMPAKSGVGGGIVTASRAGYGIGVYCPGLDAHGNSYVGTRMLELIANELGLSIY
- a CDS encoding chromate transporter translates to MKDRLMRYVQLFATFFKIGLFTFGGGMSMLPMLQKELVESKKWLTDEEILNYFAIGQCTPGIIAVNVATFCGYKRAGLSGAIVSTVGIVCPSWIVITLIAGSISRFSEIAWIQRAMKGVYVAVAALLTRAVFTFGKKILTDLVTAAIAAGAFLAMSVWNVSGILIVLAAGIIGFCAQIIRNGKNTSGRRKGDQ
- a CDS encoding chromate transporter, with the translated sequence MSLLGLFFLFMYIGLSTIGGGLVAVSLMQQELVARSIISSEQFIAMIAVSESSPGPIGINMATYIGYELYGIWGSLVLTAGIVLPSLIVIILIARFTQSFQDAAPVKNTMYGLRAGAAGMIAAAAWNVLAVAVFTLPAFYASRRWTDLVDWKSAAVFCLFLLVQIRFQRLHPIFLIIAGAVIGLVLF
- a CDS encoding copper homeostasis protein CutC, whose translation is MKSITIEICAGSLDDAIAAEKAGAARIELNSSLFLGGLTPSLGTLLLVKKETNLKVMTMVRPRAAGFLYTASEFKAMKEDAKLFIENGADGIVFGFLKKDGTVDEKRCEALIKIAGDKEKVFHRAIDVVPDPLKTLDILIDLGFTRVLTSGQEPTAYEGMELIAEMVKHAKGKIEILPGGGITKKNVEKLVKGTGVNQIHFAALKSVAEPSTAKNPAIYYGGALYPPEDRFETADLGAMSEIIGTVRF